Part of the Candidatus Polarisedimenticolia bacterium genome, CTTCACGGTTCCTTTCCGGATAGCCGCCTTCAGCTCCGCCTCAGTGAAGGGCTCGCCGGCAAGATACTTGGCGAGGAGCTCGTCGCTCTGCTCGGTGGCCGCTTCCACCAGCTTCTCGCGGGCGGCCTCGGCCTCCTTCTGATACTCCGGCGGGATGTCGATCTCTTCGGTCTCGGCCCCCGCTTCGGCGTCCAGGTAGCGCAGCGCCTTCATGCGGACGAGATCGATGACGCCATCGAAGCGTTCTTCGCGGCCCAGGGGAAGCTGAATCGGGACCGGCCGGGCGTTGAGCTTGGTCACCATCATCCGGGTACAGCGATCGAAGTCGGCGCCCTGCCGGTCCATCTTGTTCACGAAGGCGACCCGGGGGACGCTGTACTTGTCCGCCTGCCGCCATACCGTCTCCGACTGCGGCTCGACGCCGCCGACGGCGCAGAAGACGCCGATGGCGCCGTCCAGCACCCGGAGCGATCGCTCCACCTCGGCGGTGAAGTCCACGTGCCCGGGAGTGTCGATGATGTTGACGCGGTGCTCGCGCCATTCGGCCGTGGTCGCGGCGGAGGTGATGGTGATGCCGCGCTCCTGTTCCTGGACCATCCAGTCCATGGTCGCGGTCCCCTCGTGGACCTCGCCGATCTTGTAGATTCGGCCGGTGTAATAAAGGATGCGCTCCGTGGTCGTGGTCTTCCCGGCATCGATGTGCGCCATGATGCCGATGTTGCGCGTCCTTTCCAGGGAGAATTTTCTCGGCACTCGCACTACCTATAAGGCCCGAAGCGCTCGGGCAGAGACAGAAACGGGCCGGCACCCGACGGACTCCTCGTCACCGCAGGGAATGCGTTGAGCGTTACCAGCGATAGTGGGCGAAGGCCTTGTTCGCCTCCGCCATCTTGTGGGTGTCTTCTCTCTTCTTGATGGCGTTGCCGCGCATCTGGGCCGCGTCCAGGATCTCGGCCGCCAGCTTCTCCCGCATCGTCTTCTCGGAGCCCCGCTCGCTGCTGTATTGGATCAGCCAGCGGATCGCCAGCGACAGCCGGCGCGAGGGGTTGACCTCGACCGGCACCTGGTAGGTCGCGCCTCCCACCCGTCGGGACTTGACCTCCAGGATCGGCTTCACGTTGTCCACGGCCTTCTTCAGCAGCTTCACGGGATCGTCCTTGGTCCGATCCCGGACCAGATCCATGGCGCCGTAGAAGATCCCCTCGGCGGTGCTCTTCTTCCCGCGCTCCATGACGCAGTTCACGAACTTCGTCACCAGCTGGGACTGGTACATCGGATCCGGCGGGATCTCCCTCTTGGCGATCACTTTCCGTCTCGGCATGGCACCCTTTTTCAGCGCGACCCGGACCGACCCTCGCGGATCAGCTCGCGGCCGCCTTCTGTCGCTTCGCGCCGTATTTCGAGCGGCTCTTCTTCCGCCCCTCGACGCCCATCGAATCGAGCGTTCCGCGCACGATGTGGTAACGGACCCCGGGAAGGTCCTTCACCCGGCCCCCGCGGATCAGGACGATCGAGTGCTCCTGGAGATTGTGACCGACTCCGGGAATGTACGTCGTCACCTCGATGCCGTTGGTCAG contains:
- the rpsG gene encoding 30S ribosomal protein S7, producing the protein MPRRKVIAKREIPPDPMYQSQLVTKFVNCVMERGKKSTAEGIFYGAMDLVRDRTKDDPVKLLKKAVDNVKPILEVKSRRVGGATYQVPVEVNPSRRLSLAIRWLIQYSSERGSEKTMREKLAAEILDAAQMRGNAIKKREDTHKMAEANKAFAHYRW
- the rpsL gene encoding 30S ribosomal protein S12, with amino-acid sequence MPTIHQLVKTGRRLQRGRTKSPALQASPQKRGVCVRVFTSTPKKPNSALRKVARVRLTNGIEVTTYIPGVGHNLQEHSIVLIRGGRVKDLPGVRYHIVRGTLDSMGVEGRKKSRSKYGAKRQKAAAS